Proteins from a genomic interval of Streptomyces sp. Tu6071:
- a CDS encoding 3-hydroxyacyl-CoA dehydrogenase NAD-binding domain-containing protein: protein MSEPTPIRWERDDTGVLTLVLDDPAQSANTMNAAFRAALVATADRLEAERDSVRGIILTSAKKTFFAGGDLHDLRAARPEDAERVLADSLALKSALRRIETLGKPVVAAINGAALGGGYELALASHHRVALDAPGYRVGLPEVTLGLLPGGGGVTRSVRLLGITDALLTLLLQGTQHTPRRALEKGLVDELATDRDDLLAKARAFIDAHPESAQPWDRPGYRIPGGTPAQPKFAANLPAFPANLRKQTGGAPYPAPRAVMAAAVEGSQVDFETAQTIEARYFTGLVTGQTAKNMIQAFFFDLQKVNSGAARPAHVPRREAAKVAVLGAGMMGAGIAYACARAGIEVVLKDVDPEAAARGKAYSEKLLTKAVAKGRRTEAEKAELLARITPTAEAKDLAGCDTVIEAVFENTALKHRVFQEVQDVVAPDALLCSNTSTLPITTLAEGVERQAGFIGLHFFSPVDRMPLVEIIKGARTGDEALAHAVDLVRQINKTPIVVADARGFFTSRVIGQFIQEGVAMVAEGVEPASVEQAAAQAGYPAKVLSLVDELTLTLPRKIRDESRAAVEAAGGTWAGHPADAVMDRMVDEFRRPGRAGGAGFYEYEDGRRGRLWPGLREHFTKPGTGIPFRDMKERMLFSEALDTARLLDDEHVLGSVAEANIGSILGIGFPGWTGGVLQYVNGYEGGLPGFVARARELAARYGERFEPPASLVARAERGEPYTDED, encoded by the coding sequence CCTCCACGACCTGCGCGCGGCCCGCCCCGAGGACGCCGAGCGGGTCCTCGCCGACTCACTCGCGCTCAAGAGCGCCCTGCGGCGGATCGAGACCCTCGGCAAACCTGTCGTCGCCGCGATCAACGGGGCGGCGCTCGGCGGCGGTTACGAACTCGCCCTCGCGAGCCACCACCGCGTCGCGCTCGACGCCCCCGGCTACCGCGTCGGCCTCCCCGAGGTCACCCTCGGCCTGCTCCCCGGAGGAGGCGGCGTCACCCGCTCCGTGCGCCTCCTCGGCATCACCGACGCCCTCCTCACCCTCCTCCTCCAGGGCACCCAGCACACCCCGCGGCGCGCCCTGGAGAAGGGCCTCGTCGACGAACTCGCCACCGACCGCGACGACCTGCTCGCCAAGGCCCGCGCCTTCATCGACGCGCACCCCGAGTCCGCGCAGCCCTGGGACCGCCCCGGGTACCGCATCCCCGGCGGCACCCCCGCGCAGCCGAAGTTCGCCGCGAACCTCCCCGCCTTCCCCGCCAACCTCCGCAAGCAGACGGGCGGCGCTCCCTACCCCGCCCCGCGCGCCGTCATGGCCGCCGCCGTCGAGGGCTCCCAGGTCGACTTCGAGACCGCGCAGACCATCGAGGCCCGCTACTTCACGGGTCTCGTCACCGGCCAGACCGCGAAGAACATGATCCAGGCGTTCTTCTTCGACCTCCAGAAGGTCAACTCCGGTGCCGCGCGCCCCGCCCACGTCCCGCGCCGCGAGGCCGCGAAGGTCGCCGTCCTCGGCGCCGGGATGATGGGCGCGGGCATCGCGTACGCGTGCGCCCGCGCGGGCATCGAGGTCGTCCTCAAGGACGTCGACCCCGAGGCGGCGGCGCGCGGCAAGGCGTACTCCGAGAAGCTGCTCACGAAGGCCGTCGCGAAGGGCCGCAGGACCGAGGCCGAGAAGGCGGAACTCCTCGCGCGCATCACGCCGACCGCCGAGGCGAAGGACCTGGCGGGCTGCGACACCGTCATCGAGGCCGTCTTCGAGAACACCGCGCTCAAGCACCGGGTCTTCCAGGAGGTCCAGGACGTCGTCGCGCCCGACGCGCTCCTGTGCTCCAACACCTCCACGCTCCCCATCACGACCCTCGCCGAAGGCGTCGAGCGGCAGGCCGGCTTCATCGGGCTGCACTTCTTCTCGCCCGTCGACCGCATGCCGCTCGTCGAGATCATCAAGGGGGCGCGCACCGGCGACGAAGCCCTCGCGCACGCGGTCGACCTCGTGCGGCAGATCAACAAGACCCCGATCGTCGTCGCCGACGCGCGCGGCTTCTTCACCTCGCGGGTCATCGGGCAGTTCATCCAGGAGGGCGTGGCGATGGTCGCCGAGGGCGTCGAGCCCGCCTCCGTCGAACAGGCCGCCGCCCAGGCCGGCTACCCCGCGAAGGTCCTGTCGCTCGTCGACGAACTCACCCTCACCCTGCCGCGCAAGATCCGCGACGAGAGCCGCGCCGCCGTCGAGGCGGCGGGCGGCACATGGGCGGGACACCCCGCCGACGCCGTCATGGACCGCATGGTGGACGAGTTCCGGCGCCCCGGGCGCGCGGGCGGCGCGGGCTTCTACGAGTACGAGGACGGCAGGCGCGGGCGGCTGTGGCCCGGACTGCGCGAGCACTTCACGAAGCCGGGCACCGGGATCCCGTTCCGCGACATGAAGGAGCGGATGCTCTTCTCGGAAGCGCTCGACACCGCGCGCCTCCTGGACGACGAGCACGTGCTCGGCTCCGTCGCCGAGGCCAACATCGGCTCGATCCTCGGCATCGGCTTCCCCGGCTGGACCGGCGGCGTCCTCCAGTACGTCAACGGGTACGAGGGCGGACTGCCCGGATTCGTCGCCCGCGCGCGCGAACTCGCCGCCCGCTACGGCGAGCGCTTCGAGCCGCCCGCCTCGCTCGTGGCGCGGGCGGAGCGCGGGGAGCCGTACACCGACGAGGACTGA